The Blautia luti nucleotide sequence GTGAAAACAGCAGGATTCCCAGTGTCAGCAGCGGACGGAGTGAAAAGATCAGTCCGGCCAGAAATAAGGGCCATGATAACATAGACCCGATATTCGCCACAGGAACAATGGCTGTCCTGAAGTTCAGCGGTACATAATTTACAGAATCCTGAATGGCATGTCCGCACTCATGTGCTGCCACGCCTATGGCAGCTACGGAAGTTTTGTCATAGACATCCTGGGACAATGCGATCTGTCTGCTTCTTGGATCATAGTGATCTGTCAGACTGCCCGCAATGGGAACTACCGACACATCTGTGATTCCTGCCATATGCAGGATCCTGGAAGCGGCTTCCGCTCCTGTCAGTCCCGATGCGCTGCGCACTCTGTTATAAATGGCAAATGTACTCTTTACTCTGGCAGATGCAGCCAGAGATAATACCATACCAATCACCAGTAATATATAAGTAGGGTCAAAATAGTATCCGTACATTCAATCACTCCTTATGATCTGTAAAACGTGTTCCTGCTTCCATATGATATCCCCGCAGGAAAACCTCTGCTTCCATTCGTTTCTTTCCTTCCAGCTGCACTTCTGTAAGAATAAGCACTCCGTCTTTACATGCAACATGGATTCCCTGTGCATCTGTGCCCATCACAGTTCCCGGTTCTGCATCTGAAGTTTCCTGGCCAAGTACGCTCTTCCATACCTTCAGTGTCTTTCCATTTACAAAAGTGTATGCGCTTGGCCACGGATTCAAACCTCTGACCAGACGTTCCAGTTCAGCTGCCGGTTTCGAGAAATCCATCAATCCCATCTGTTTGGTGATCATGGCTGCATAAGGTGTAGGACTCTCTTGGGGCTGTTTCTCAGGTGTCACAGTTCCCTGTTCAATAGATGGAAGAGTTTTGATCAGAAGTTCCGCTCCTGCCTGTGCCAGCTTGCCGAAAAGGCTTCCTCCTGTTTCCTCTTTATCCAGAGGGATCACGATCTTCGAAAGCATATCTCCGGTATCCAGTCCTTCTCCCATCTGCATGATGGTAACACCTGATTCCTTCTCCCCGTCGATCACAGCCTGCTGGATGGGTGCAGCTCCTCTGTACTTC carries:
- a CDS encoding zinc metallopeptidase produces the protein MYGYYFDPTYILLVIGMVLSLAASARVKSTFAIYNRVRSASGLTGAEAASRILHMAGITDVSVVPIAGSLTDHYDPRSRQIALSQDVYDKTSVAAIGVAAHECGHAIQDSVNYVPLNFRTAIVPVANIGSMLSWPLFLAGLIFSLRPLLTLGILLFSLAVLFQLVTLPVEFNASSRALKMIGSSGMLGPDEVKGAKKVLTAAALTYVAALASSILQLLRLIILAGGRDRD
- the fmt gene encoding methionyl-tRNA formyltransferase, which produces MKTVYMGTPDFAVPPLKALVEAGYEVAAVVTQPDKPKGRGKTLMPTPVKEEALMHEIPVYQPQKIRNNQEFLDTLKEIQPDIIIVAAFGQIIPKEVLELPKYGCINIHASLLPKYRGAAPIQQAVIDGEKESGVTIMQMGEGLDTGDMLSKIVIPLDKEETGGSLFGKLAQAGAELLIKTLPSIEQGTVTPEKQPQESPTPYAAMITKQMGLMDFSKPAAELERLVRGLNPWPSAYTFVNGKTLKVWKSVLGQETSDAEPGTVMGTDAQGIHVACKDGVLILTEVQLEGKKRMEAEVFLRGYHMEAGTRFTDHKE